A window of Parambassis ranga chromosome 10, fParRan2.1, whole genome shotgun sequence contains these coding sequences:
- the stard15 gene encoding START domain-containing protein 10 isoform X1: MPVQIPDDSDFSSFKDQCLSTDGWASRYNKGGVTVWCCEEESKTVQKLKMRIVCKDVTAETLYDVLHDTSYRKKWDTNMIDTYDIGRLTVNADVGYYSWRCPTPLKNRDFVTMRSWLPLGNDYLIINYSVKHPQHPPKKDYVRAVSLLTGYLIQSNGASSSTLYYLTQVDPRGSLPKWVVNRVSQFVAPKAMRKIYKASLKYPDWKRKHNPTLKPWMFPEQNTLPCISVSELTVQRADSLENIDESAVSEEKTNHSEDEEA; this comes from the exons ATGCCGGTGCAGATCCCGGATGACTCGGACTTCTCCTCCTTCAAGGACCAGTGTCTGAGCACTGATGGATGGGCGAGCCGCTACAATAAGGGTGGGGTGACTGTGTggtgctgtgaggaggagagcaAGACGGTCCAGAAACTGAAG aTGAGGATAGTGTGCAAAGATGTGACAGCGGAGACACTGTATGACGTCCTGCATGACACCAGCTACCGCAAGAAGTGGGACACCAACATGATCGACACGTATGACATTGGCAGACTGACAGTCAACGCAGACGTTGGATATTATTCCT ggagATGCCCGACCCCCCTGAAGAACAGGGATTTTGTGACGATGAGGTCGTGGCTTCCACTGGGCAATGACTACCTGATCATCAACTACTCCGTCAAACACCCG CAACATCCTCCAAAGAAGGACTATGTCcgagctgtgtctctgctgaCCGGGTACCTGATCCAATCCAACGGAGCCAGCAGCTCCACCCTCTACTACCTGACACAGGTGGACCCCAGAG ggtcTTTACCAAAGTGGGTGGTGAACAGAGTCTCTCAGTTTGTGGCTCCCAAG GCCATGAGGAAGATCTACAAGGCGTCTCTGAAGTACCCGGACtggaagaggaaacacaacccGACCCTGAAGCCCTGGATGTTTCCGGAGCAGAACACGCTGCCGTGCATCAGCGTGTCAGAGCTGACAGTGCAGCGCGCCGACTCTCTGGAGAACATTGACGAGAGTGCCGTAAGCGAGGAGAAGACAAACCACAGTGAGGACGAGGAggcctga
- the stard15 gene encoding START domain-containing protein 10 isoform X3 — protein sequence MRIVCKDVTAETLYDVLHDTSYRKKWDTNMIDTYDIGRLTVNADVGYYSWRCPTPLKNRDFVTMRSWLPLGNDYLIINYSVKHPQHPPKKDYVRAVSLLTGYLIQSNGASSSTLYYLTQVDPRGSLPKWVVNRVSQFVAPKAMRKIYKASLKYPDWKRKHNPTLKPWMFPEQNTLPCISVSELTVQRADSLENIDESAVSEEKTNHSEDEEA from the exons aTGAGGATAGTGTGCAAAGATGTGACAGCGGAGACACTGTATGACGTCCTGCATGACACCAGCTACCGCAAGAAGTGGGACACCAACATGATCGACACGTATGACATTGGCAGACTGACAGTCAACGCAGACGTTGGATATTATTCCT ggagATGCCCGACCCCCCTGAAGAACAGGGATTTTGTGACGATGAGGTCGTGGCTTCCACTGGGCAATGACTACCTGATCATCAACTACTCCGTCAAACACCCG CAACATCCTCCAAAGAAGGACTATGTCcgagctgtgtctctgctgaCCGGGTACCTGATCCAATCCAACGGAGCCAGCAGCTCCACCCTCTACTACCTGACACAGGTGGACCCCAGAG ggtcTTTACCAAAGTGGGTGGTGAACAGAGTCTCTCAGTTTGTGGCTCCCAAG GCCATGAGGAAGATCTACAAGGCGTCTCTGAAGTACCCGGACtggaagaggaaacacaacccGACCCTGAAGCCCTGGATGTTTCCGGAGCAGAACACGCTGCCGTGCATCAGCGTGTCAGAGCTGACAGTGCAGCGCGCCGACTCTCTGGAGAACATTGACGAGAGTGCCGTAAGCGAGGAGAAGACAAACCACAGTGAGGACGAGGAggcctga
- the stard15 gene encoding START domain-containing protein 10 isoform X2, which translates to MSSAGFRPEGSRQMSPMRIVCKDVTAETLYDVLHDTSYRKKWDTNMIDTYDIGRLTVNADVGYYSWRCPTPLKNRDFVTMRSWLPLGNDYLIINYSVKHPQHPPKKDYVRAVSLLTGYLIQSNGASSSTLYYLTQVDPRGSLPKWVVNRVSQFVAPKAMRKIYKASLKYPDWKRKHNPTLKPWMFPEQNTLPCISVSELTVQRADSLENIDESAVSEEKTNHSEDEEA; encoded by the exons aTGAGGATAGTGTGCAAAGATGTGACAGCGGAGACACTGTATGACGTCCTGCATGACACCAGCTACCGCAAGAAGTGGGACACCAACATGATCGACACGTATGACATTGGCAGACTGACAGTCAACGCAGACGTTGGATATTATTCCT ggagATGCCCGACCCCCCTGAAGAACAGGGATTTTGTGACGATGAGGTCGTGGCTTCCACTGGGCAATGACTACCTGATCATCAACTACTCCGTCAAACACCCG CAACATCCTCCAAAGAAGGACTATGTCcgagctgtgtctctgctgaCCGGGTACCTGATCCAATCCAACGGAGCCAGCAGCTCCACCCTCTACTACCTGACACAGGTGGACCCCAGAG ggtcTTTACCAAAGTGGGTGGTGAACAGAGTCTCTCAGTTTGTGGCTCCCAAG GCCATGAGGAAGATCTACAAGGCGTCTCTGAAGTACCCGGACtggaagaggaaacacaacccGACCCTGAAGCCCTGGATGTTTCCGGAGCAGAACACGCTGCCGTGCATCAGCGTGTCAGAGCTGACAGTGCAGCGCGCCGACTCTCTGGAGAACATTGACGAGAGTGCCGTAAGCGAGGAGAAGACAAACCACAGTGAGGACGAGGAggcctga